The following proteins are encoded in a genomic region of Desulfosoma sp.:
- the acpS gene encoding holo-ACP synthase, with product MKIYGIGIDLVRIDRIEAGLVRWGNRFLERVFTQSEQQSCQARKNKAACFAMRFAAKEAFAKALGTGIRSPFLWKDMEVLHLGSGRPVINLSQRARAFVDELGIHAWHVSLTDDGLYGAAIVVLETVDSSPQDGLCRRHQP from the coding sequence ATGAAGATCTACGGCATCGGTATTGACCTCGTCCGCATCGATCGCATCGAGGCTGGGCTTGTTCGCTGGGGTAACCGATTTCTTGAAAGGGTTTTCACCCAAAGCGAGCAGCAATCCTGTCAGGCCAGGAAAAATAAAGCAGCTTGTTTTGCCATGCGCTTCGCCGCCAAAGAAGCCTTCGCCAAGGCCTTGGGAACCGGTATCCGTTCCCCATTTCTTTGGAAAGACATGGAAGTGCTTCATCTTGGCTCAGGCAGACCCGTTATCAATCTTTCTCAAAGAGCTCGCGCATTCGTTGATGAACTCGGCATTCACGCCTGGCATGTAAGTCTCACCGACGATGGATTGTACGGCGCAGCTATCGTGGTTTTAGAAACTGTGGATTCCAGTCCTCAAGATGGACTAT
- a CDS encoding pyridoxine 5'-phosphate synthase codes for MARLAVNVDHVATVRQARLATEPDPVLAAALAELAGAQGIVVHLREDRRHIQDRDVEILRQTVKTRLNLEMAATPEMIETALRIKPDLVTLVPERRQELTTEGGLDVVLYEDSLAETITRLHQGGISVSLFVNPDPKHVKTAAKIDADCVEIHTGSFAEAKTYAQRQEEFERLLDAAKLAAKIGLIVHAGHGVDYRNILWLRAIKEIEEFSIGHAIIARAVLVGMERAVREMVSLVQGS; via the coding sequence GTGGCGAGGTTGGCCGTCAATGTGGATCATGTGGCGACGGTCCGTCAGGCCCGCTTGGCAACAGAACCCGACCCGGTCCTTGCAGCCGCTTTGGCGGAGTTGGCCGGTGCCCAGGGAATCGTGGTCCATCTTCGGGAAGACCGACGCCACATTCAGGACCGGGATGTGGAAATTTTACGTCAAACCGTAAAGACACGACTCAATCTGGAAATGGCCGCCACCCCGGAGATGATCGAAACAGCTCTACGTATCAAGCCCGATCTCGTGACGCTTGTTCCTGAAAGGCGTCAGGAATTGACAACGGAGGGCGGCCTGGACGTGGTCCTTTATGAAGATTCTCTGGCCGAAACCATCACGCGCCTGCATCAGGGCGGCATTTCGGTGAGTTTGTTTGTGAATCCGGACCCTAAACACGTTAAAACAGCGGCAAAAATCGATGCCGACTGTGTCGAAATCCATACAGGCTCCTTTGCCGAAGCCAAAACTTATGCGCAGAGGCAAGAAGAGTTTGAACGCCTTTTGGATGCCGCCAAACTTGCCGCAAAGATCGGGTTGATTGTTCATGCAGGGCACGGGGTGGATTATCGAAACATCCTGTGGCTTCGAGCGATCAAGGAAATTGAAGAATTCAGTATCGGCCACGCCATTATTGCTCGAGCCGTTCTGGTCGGCATGGAACGGGCCGTGCGGGAAATGGTCTCCTTGGTGCAAGGTTCATGA
- the ybeY gene encoding rRNA maturation RNase YbeY produces MDYKDGELSLVLADDEEMADLNERFRGICEPTDVLSFPMREGEFGDIEPQMLGDVVLGVETAQIMAQKAQCSLEEILDLLLIHGILHLMGYDHGTVQEARTMEALTWQILGALGHEPARFAWYRTDFAEEAKEG; encoded by the coding sequence TTGGATTATAAGGATGGAGAACTGAGTCTTGTTCTGGCCGATGATGAGGAGATGGCCGATCTGAACGAAAGGTTTCGAGGAATTTGCGAACCCACCGACGTGTTGTCTTTCCCGATGAGAGAAGGGGAATTTGGAGATATCGAACCCCAAATGTTGGGAGACGTGGTCCTCGGTGTGGAAACGGCCCAGATAATGGCGCAGAAAGCTCAATGCAGCCTGGAAGAAATCCTGGATCTCCTTCTCATTCACGGTATCCTGCATCTGATGGGCTACGATCACGGTACCGTTCAGGAAGCGCGCACCATGGAAGCCCTGACATGGCAGATTTTGGGGGCTCTCGGGCACGAACCGGCACGTTTTGCTTGGTATCGAACGGATTTTGCCGAAGAAGCAAAGGAGGGATAG